In Polyangiaceae bacterium, a genomic segment contains:
- a CDS encoding sigma 54-interacting transcriptional regulator, protein MLLRFDDFELDEACFELRKAGSAITVQPKVLDLILYLARHRDRVVTKDELLERLWEGVVVTEASLSQAISMARRALSDSASEQSVIRTVRGKGFRFVAETSELGTGGRESKPKPLPKVEAPRSEPVTSPRRPLQYLGSGTESVAETRDDDVPRDGAARPHHVLYVVLSCEDLGNGGARHDLEGVDEVLVARGSERRSQRGGEITKTLTLTLPGQSLSRRHARFVSTRDGWYVMDEGSKNGTWIGGQRIEKKRLSDGDVVELGRTFVTFREHTLVTPLAADLEAPHRIFSSLSPELDVLSRDLERLQDADLPVLFLGETGVGKEHAARRLHSDGPFVVLDSGTVVAGKSVEQLFGANGEQSIFERAAGGTLLVDNVESLPADAQAALVRALETSPITVAGDPARTADVRVMATSSAALDELARDGDFRADLLARLSGFRCELPPLRARKVDLGLLIADLLPDDAVPEMEVAAARALFAYDWPGNVRELSQCLQVAAKLAGGEPIALEHLPPEVRGFTRQT, encoded by the coding sequence ATGCTGCTTCGCTTCGACGACTTCGAGCTGGACGAGGCCTGCTTCGAGCTGCGCAAGGCCGGAAGCGCCATTACCGTTCAACCCAAGGTGCTGGATCTGATCCTGTACCTCGCGCGCCATCGCGATCGTGTCGTCACCAAAGACGAGCTGCTCGAGCGGCTGTGGGAGGGCGTGGTGGTGACCGAGGCATCGCTGAGTCAGGCGATCAGCATGGCGCGGCGGGCGCTGTCGGACTCGGCGTCGGAGCAGTCGGTGATCCGGACCGTGCGGGGCAAGGGCTTTCGCTTCGTGGCGGAGACCAGCGAGCTCGGCACCGGAGGTCGCGAGTCCAAGCCGAAGCCGCTGCCCAAGGTGGAAGCGCCGCGCTCGGAGCCGGTCACGAGCCCGCGGCGCCCGCTGCAATACCTGGGATCGGGCACCGAATCCGTGGCGGAGACCCGCGACGACGACGTGCCGCGGGACGGCGCCGCCCGTCCCCACCACGTTCTGTACGTGGTGCTCTCCTGCGAAGATCTGGGCAATGGGGGAGCACGCCACGACCTCGAAGGGGTGGACGAAGTGCTGGTCGCCCGCGGATCGGAGCGGCGTTCTCAGCGCGGCGGCGAAATCACCAAGACGCTGACGCTCACGCTGCCAGGGCAAAGCCTGAGTCGTCGCCACGCGCGCTTCGTCAGCACGCGGGACGGCTGGTACGTGATGGACGAGGGGAGCAAGAACGGCACCTGGATCGGCGGGCAGCGCATCGAGAAGAAGCGGTTGAGCGACGGAGACGTGGTGGAGCTCGGTCGCACGTTCGTCACCTTCCGCGAGCACACGCTGGTGACGCCCCTGGCGGCGGACTTGGAAGCGCCGCATCGCATCTTCTCCAGCTTGTCACCGGAGCTCGACGTGCTGTCCCGGGACTTGGAGCGCCTCCAAGACGCGGATCTGCCGGTGCTTTTCCTGGGGGAGACCGGCGTGGGCAAGGAGCACGCTGCGCGACGGCTCCACTCCGACGGCCCCTTCGTGGTGCTGGATAGCGGCACGGTGGTGGCCGGCAAGAGTGTCGAGCAGCTGTTCGGCGCAAACGGGGAGCAGAGCATCTTCGAACGGGCCGCCGGCGGCACGCTGTTGGTGGACAACGTGGAGAGCTTGCCGGCAGACGCCCAGGCTGCCCTGGTGCGCGCGCTGGAAACGAGCCCCATTACCGTCGCCGGGGATCCGGCGCGGACCGCCGACGTGCGCGTGATGGCGACCAGCTCGGCTGCGTTGGACGAGCTGGCTCGCGACGGTGACTTTCGAGCGGACTTGCTCGCGCGCCTCTCCGGCTTTCGGTGTGAGCTGCCACCGTTGCGAGCGCGCAAGGTGGATCTCGGGCTGCTCATCGCGGATCTCTTGCCCGACGACGCCGTGCCGGAGATGGAAGTCGCGGCGGCCCGTGCTCTGTTTGCCTACGATTGGCCGGGCAACGTGCGGGAGCTGTCGCAGTGCTTGCAGGTGGCGGCGAAGCTCGCCGGGGGCGAGCCCATCGCGCTCGAGCACTTGCCGCCGGAAGTGCGCGGGTTCACGCGCCAGACGTGA